A stretch of Aythya fuligula isolate bAytFul2 chromosome 1, bAytFul2.pri, whole genome shotgun sequence DNA encodes these proteins:
- the SLITRK6 gene encoding SLIT and NTRK-like protein 6: MKLWILTVYSVLVASDPFQSESSFSSVRGSCQSLCSCEEKDDTVIINCEERGIKMVSEVNVPPSRPFHLNLLNNGLTTLHVNDFAGLVNAISLHLGFNNIADIEPGAFSGLSFLKQLHINHNSLEILKEDTFNGLENLEFLQADNNFITVIEASAFSKLNRLKVLILNDNAIENLPPNIFRFVPLTHLDLRGNQLQTLPYVGFLEHIGRILDLQLEDNKWVCNCDLLQLKIWLENMPPQSIIGDVVCNNPPVIKGSILSRLKKESLCPTHPVNELEDPSGSLPLVVTTSMGDSHLSTKVIPILKAPTKESGLVLHTSKPTTQFPGIYCPIPCHCTSHMLSGVLMHCQERNIESLSDLGPPPTNPKKLILAGNIIQTLLKSDLVDYASLEMLHLGNNRIEILEEGSFMNMTRLQKLYLNGNHLTKLSQNLFLGLQHLEYLYLEYNAIKEVLPGTFNVMPKLKVLYLNNNLLQTLPPHIFSGVPLTRLNLKTNQFAHLPVSNVLDELDMLVQIELEDNPWDCTCDSVGLQKWIQKLSKNTMMGDIFCKSPGHLEKKELKSLNSEVLCPGLLNSPALPSHASFVVVTTSTTTTNTADTILRSLTDAVPLSVLILGLLIVFITIVFCAAGIVVLVLHRRRRCKKKQANEQMRDSSPVHLQYSMYGHKKTHHTTERPAAALYEQRMVTPMVQVYHSPSFSPKHMEQQEEGSEKVVNDSKHLRRSLLERENSSPLTGSNVKYKATDQSAEFLSFQDASCLYRNILEKERELQQLGITEYLRKNIVQLQPEMEVHYPGTHEELKLMETLMYSRPRKVFLEQTKNEYFELKANLHAEPDYLEVLEQQT, from the coding sequence ATGAAGCTCTGGATTCTTACAGTATATTCAGTTCTGGTTGCATCTGACCCTTTCCAGTCAgagtcttctttttcttcagtcagaGGATCTTGTCAGAGTTTGTGTTCCTGCGAAGAAAAGGATGATACCGTGATTATAAACTGTGAAGAAAGAGGCATCAAGATGGTATCAGAAGTAAATGTCCCACCATCACGGCCTTTCCATCTTAATCTGTTAAACAATGGCCTGACTACGTTACATGTGAACGATTTTGCTGGCCTTGTTAATGCTATCTCTCTACATCTTGGATTTAATAACATTGCAGATATCGAGCCTGGGGCTTTCAGTGGTCTCAGCTTTCTTAAGCAACTTCATATCAATCACAATTCTTTAGAAATACTTAAAGAAGATACATTTAATGGATTGGAAAATTTGGAGTTTCTTCAAGCAGACAACAATTTCATCACAGTGATTGAAGCAAGTGCCTTTAGCAAGCTCAACAGGCTTAAAGTGCTTATTTTGAATGATAATGCCATTGAGAATCTTCCTCCGAACATATTTCGTTTTGTGCCATTGACCCATTTAGATCTTCGTGGAAACCAATTACAGACACTGCCGTATGTTGGCTTTCTAGAACACATTGGTAGAATACTAGACCTTCAGTTGGAAGACAATAAATGGGTCTGTAACTGTGATTTGCTTCAGCTGAAGATATGGCTCGAAAATATGCCTCCTCAGTCAATTATAGGTGATGTTGTTTGCAATAACCCTCCAGTTATCAAAGGCAGCATCTTAAGCCGATTGAAGAAAGAGTCACTTTGTCCTACTCATCCTGTCAATGAACTTGAAGATCCTTCAGGGTCATTACCGTTGGTTGTAACCACCTCTATGGGTGATAGTCACCTATCAACTAAGGTCATTCCTATCCTGAAAGCTCCTACTAAAGAATCAGGTTTAGTGCTTCATACTTCAAAGCCAACTACTCAGTTCCCGGGAATCTATTGTCCCATTCCCTGTCACTGCACCAGCCATATGCTCTCAGGAGTTCTCATGCACTGCCAAGAGCGAAATATTGAAAGCTTGTCTGATTTAGGACCTCCTCCTACAAATCCTAAAAAGCTTATTCTAGCTGGAAACATTATTCAGACATTGCTGAAGTCAGATCTTGTGGACTATGCTAGCCTGGAAATGCTTCATCTGGGGAACAATCGTATTGAAATCCTCGAGGAAGGATCTTTTATGAATATGACTAGACTGCAGAAATTATATCTCAATGGCAATCATCTTACAAAGCTAAGTCAGAATCTCTTTCTTGGCCTTCAGCACCTTGAATACTTGTACCTTGAGTATAATGCCATCAAAGAAGTTTTGCCGGGGACATTTAATGTGATGCCAAAACTTAAGGTCCTCTATTTAAATAACAACCTTCTGCAGACTTTACCACCCCATATCTTTTCAGGGGTTCCACTTACAAGATTAAACCTAAAAACAAACCAGTTTGCTCATCTGCCTGTGAGCAATGTCTTGGATGAACTGGATATGCTGGTACAAATTGAACTTGAAGACAACCCATGGGATTGTACCTGTGATTCAGTTGGGCTGCAAAAATGGATACAAAAGCTGAGTAAGAACACAATGATGGgtgatattttttgtaaatctCCAGGAcacctagaaaaaaaagaactgaaatccCTGAACAGTGAAGTATTGTGTCCAGGTTTATTAAACAGCCCTGCCCTACCATCTCATGCCAGTTTTGTGGTTGTGACAACTTCCACTACTACTACCAACACTGCAGACACAATCCTGCGGTCCCTTACAGACGCTGTCCCACTTTCTGTTCTAATACTAGGACTTCTAATTGTGTTTATAACTATCGTATTTTGTGCAGCAGGCATAGTTGTTCTTGTTCTGCATCGGCGGCGAAGATGtaaaaagaagcaagcaaatgaacaaatgaGGGATAGTAGCCCAGTTCACCTCCAGTACAGCATGTATGGGCATAAGAAAACACACCACACAACAGAGCgcccagctgcagctctctATGAGCAACGTATGGTTACTCCCATGGTTCAGGTCTATCACAGCCCATCCTTCAGCCCCAAACACATGGAGCAACAAGAGGAAGGAAGTGAGAAAGTAGTTAATGATTCCAAACATCTCCGCAGAAGCCTCCTGGAAAGAGAGAATAGTTCACCTCTTACTGGTTCAAATGTCAAATATAAAGCTACAGATCAATCTGctgaatttctgtcttttcaagaTGCCAGCTGCTTGTATAGAAACATTcttgaaaaagagagagaactgcAGCAACTAGGGATCACAGAGTACCTACGAAAAAATATTGTCCAGCTCCAGCCTGAAATGGAAGTTCATTATCCTGGAACACATGAGGAACTGAAGTTAATGGAGACACTAATGTACTCCAGGCCAAGAAAAGTTTTTCTAGAACAAActaaaaatgagtattttgaACTCAAAGCTAATTTACATGCTGAGCCTGACTACCTGGAAGTCTTGGAGCAGCAAACATGA